The Toxotes jaculatrix isolate fToxJac2 chromosome 14, fToxJac2.pri, whole genome shotgun sequence genome window below encodes:
- the LOC121193283 gene encoding E3 ubiquitin/ISG15 ligase TRIM25-like, translating into MAQGIQRDQAKFCCSICLDLLKDPVTIPCGHSYCMSCIKNHWDEEDGRKIHSCPQCRKVFIPRPVLVKSTVLADLVEELKKTGLQAAPADHCYAGPEDVACDFCTGRKLKAVRSCLVCLVSYCEKHLQPHYDVPQLKKHKLVEPSEKLQENICSRHDEVMKMFCRTDQQCICYLCSVDEHKDHDTVSAAAERTERQRELELSRQQIQQRIQDREKDVELLQQQLEAINGSADKAVEDSEKIFTELIRLMEERSSDVKQQIRSQQESEVSAVKELQEKLEQEITELKRKDAELNKLSHTQDHTHFLLNYSLSYLHQSKDLPSANVGRLWFFEKIMESVSEARDKLQEVLCEEYAKNSMTVSEADILKSNSEAEPKTRADFLLYGSQITLDPNTANTHLSLSKGNRKAAFMREEQKYSLHPERFAYSWQVLSRESLTGRCYWEVETIGRGVLVAVAYKNINRAGVFSECVFGHSEKSWALDCYKNSCEFRHNNVKSLIPGTWSSRVGVYLDHSAGILSFYSVSETMTLLHRVQTTFTQPLYAGLWLSDGATAEVCKLR; encoded by the coding sequence ATGGCACAAGGGATTCAACGTGATCAAGCAAAATTCTGCTGTTCCATCTGTCTGGATCTACTGAAGGATCCGGTGACTATTCCCTGTGGACACAGCTACTGCATGAGCTGTATTAAAAACCACTGGGATGAAGAGGATGGAAGGAAAATCCACAGCTGTCCTCAGTGTAGGAAGGTCTTCATACCGAGACCTGTCCTGGTGAAAAGCACTGTGTTGGCAGATttagtggaggagctgaagaagactgGACTCCAAGCTGCTCCTGCTGATCACTGCTATGCTGGACCTGAAGATGTGGCCTGTGATTTCTGCACTGGGAGGAAACTGAAAGCTGTCAGATCCTGTTTGGTGTGTCTGGTCTCTTACTGTGAGAAACACCTCCAGCCTCACTATGATGTACCTCAGttaaagaaacacaagctgGTGGAGCCCTCTGAGAAGCTCCAGGAGAACATCTGCTCTCGTCATGATGAGGTGATGAAGATGTTCTGCCGCACTGATCAGCAGTGTATCTGttatctctgctctgtggatGAACATAAAGACCACGACACagtctcagctgcagcagaaaggactgagaggcagagagagctggagctgagtCGACAACAAATCCAGCAGAGAAtccaggacagagagaaagatgtggaGCTGCTTCAACAGCAGCTGGAGGCTATCAATGGCTCTGCTGATAAAGCAGTGGAGGACAGTGAGAAGATCTTCACTGAGCTGATTCGTCTCATGGAGGAAAGAAGCTctgatgtgaagcagcagatcAGATCCCAGCAGGAAAGTGAAGTGAGTGCAGTCAAAGAGCttcaggagaagctggagcaggagatcactgagctgaagaggaaagatgctgagctgaacaagctctcacacacacaggatcacacccactttttattaaattattcattGTCATATCTCCATCAATCTAAGGACCTACCCAGCGCCAACGTCGGCCGTCTGTGGTTCTTTGAGAAGATTATGGAGTCTGTGTCAGAGGCCAGAGATAAACTACAGGAGGTTCTCTGTGAAGAATATGCAAAGAACTCAATGACAGTGTCTGAGGCggatattttaaaatcaaattcagAAGCAGAGCCCAAGACCAGAGCTGACTTCTTACTCTATGGATCCCAAATCACACTGGATCCgaacactgcaaacacacatctgtcatTGTCTAAGGGCAACAGAAAGGCAGCATTTATGAGAGAAGAACAAAAATATTCTCTTCATCCAGAAAGGTTTGCATATTCCTGGCAGGTCCTGAGCAGAGAGAGTCTGACTGGACGTTGTTACTGGGAAGTGGAGACGATCGGAAGAGGGGTGTTAGTTGCAGTTGCGTACAAGAACATCAACCGAGCCGGGGTCTTCAGTGAATGTGTCTTTGGACACAGTGAGAAGTCTTGGGCGTTAGATTGTTACAAAAATAGCTGCGAATTCAGGCATAACAACGTAAAATCTCTCATCCCAGGCACGTGGTCCTCCAGAGTAGGAGTGTACCTGGATCACAGTGCAGGTATTCTGTCCTTCTACAGCGTCTCTGAAACCATGACTCtcctccacagagtccagaCCACATTCACTCAGCCTCTCTATGCTGGACTCTGGCTTTCAGATGGAGCCACTGCTGAGGTTTGCAAGCTCAGATAA